The sequence below is a genomic window from Nicotiana tomentosiformis chromosome 6, ASM39032v3, whole genome shotgun sequence.
CCCTGCCAACCCCGATCCCGGTCCTCGTCAATACTTGAAAATGGGGCTTTACTAGCCCCGCGtacgagctttatcagtccccccccAGGAAGATTCGGGAATTGTACATGCGGAGTAGATGATCGACAGTGAACAAACAAGAGTCAATTTTGTTCATAAAAAATtgaaggaggattacgatcctccatagTGACAGATGGATCTGACCGAGGCACACGCCATACCTCCTGCAGAAGTCAAAAATGACCGGGTCCACCAGGCCCactgtgaaagggtaagtgtaaacactcaaatACCCCTCCACATAAGTAGTAATGTCGTCATCGGGCCCGGGGATCACTACGTCCTTATCCGCCCAGCCACAGTCCTTCCGAATTATAGGAAGAATGGCCTCAGTGATGGAGCAAATGTACCTTGACACCGCCTCGCATCGGCCTTGCGAAGAGGGATTTTCGACCTTAAAGTTGTCTGCGACCTAACATCCCACAGGGACAAACATTTTCAAGGGGGGCTCGGCTGCCGGTTCATCGGTAGCCACATTAGGAGCAGACCTCTCGAGGGAAAATACATCAGGGGAAGTTTCTTCGATCTCGCCGGTCGGCTGCGAGGAAGAGGAAGCATATTTTTTGGGGAATAGTCTTGGAAGTCTTCGCCATTGTTGTCTGGAAAAAAGTTTGAAAGTGTGAAGAAAGATTAGGAGGTGAAGGGTAAAAACTTGCTAAGAAAATCAAACACGCTAGCTTGAGTAGAGGATAAAGAAAAGATTACAGTTTGTTGAAAAAACTTGAATAACGAAGGTAAGAATGTTGGAGTATGAAAAAAGGCAGTGATATCTTGGAGGatcgaaggtagaagcttggtcaaaagtaaaaaatgaacgGAGGAGGGAGTATTTATAGGGGCTTTGCGTCATTTCGAATCTAGAAACGGCTTGTCGATGGCTGAGACGTGTTTGGAGTCATTATAACGCCACTGACGGGACGTTTCGGTTTCTTTGTTGTTTCTGTCACGGCGTGTTGAAGAAGGAATCAAAGAGCTCATGTCGTTCCTCGTCGTTTTCGTaaacttactctccgagaaatgaggggactatgtgtatacgggtgaaaccgggtCCATGGGACTCCCCGATTTCTAATAAAGTAAATCGAGCAAGAGACGTGATGATAAAAAAATCGGAATCGAAGCGAGGGTCTCATCGAGCCAGGGTCTGGGGCCACAACGCCCAACCTCAGGAATATCGGGGCCGGGATCGGTCCAAATCCCAAAAGACTTTAGAGAGCGTCGTCAGGCAACCAGGCATGATTAACAGAAGGTCGTGATATCCGTGACTAGCCGGGtatcacggcgtggatctcggcacgtaccaGCGAAAATCCGGTGGTTAGTTAAATGGAAGATTTtaaccttttatggaattgtacctaaggtaggactcccctactatataaaggggagtctgATTATTCATTAAGGATACTGTAACACGTATATCAAggtaatatactattattttctctgttattcaaagttatAGTTCTTGTTCATTAGTGCTTGGTCATTGTGAGTCCGGGATCGAGGGCGGATATTTCATTAAAATTGTTGTTAAGTTCGAAATTACCCTTCTCAagtggtttgataatttattaccTCATTTATCCGTTTAATCTTACGTaatttatcgtttgtattgaattaatccacatatcattaaaagcacaaacaaatttaattgttatccgtaaATGATGAACACCATGTAAACATGAATTTGAAGGAAACGGAGAAGAAAAAAACAGAGAGAAATTGGAAGGAATTGCAAATCAAACAACCGAAAAAAACTAAGAAAGAGAATAAAAGGAAGACAAAGGCAAATGAAAGCTCTGAAGCTAATGGTGAAAATAAGCAGGTCACGAAGAAAGTAGCCTCAGAAGGCAAGGGTAAGGAGGACTATGGAAGCTTGGATGACAATGAGCATGATTCTAAAGGAACAGAAAGGGGAAATTCGGTCTCCACAGGTGATGATGAAGGATGCTCAAAGAAGGTTGCCTCTGGTGATGAAGCTAAGATGAGCCTTGAGAAAATTGCTACTGAAGGCAAAGATAAGCCTGAGCTGTCacacaagaagaagaaaaagaagaagaaggagtccGCTGAGCAGGCTGATAGCGTGGGTTATGGCTGTCcaatgggacgggacgggacaaaattaacgggacgggatgggacgggatgacATTTAGCCAGGACGGTGGCGGGACGGGACGAAATGGGAtgggacaaacgggacgaaacggtaggcccatcccgtcccgctaacaaacgagatgggacgggacgggttcgcgggaCTTAAgtgccatttttaaaaaaattatttaagcattgagtttgacaACGGATATTCTTTTGGCAATGACtgagtttttaaagtttgcaacatctagttttttgacttattcaataaatttaaaaattaaacaaaaattaggaaactaagtaaagaattataaaatattaaaacaaaagacttgtaataaaatattctagcaattataaatatataatagagttataatttatttaatataatttcaatccattaagtaactaagtaagagtgtaagagaattcataaaacaaattcaatgcttagagccttttattttattaatagaactttcaaatctcacataaaaatataattcttttgaagagtacCTAATCTATGCAGCCatcttctaggaagggttctgtttgaactttgaactaggcctcttagtagccaataaaaaattatcatactaatatttgtaagctcctatataacttcgttgtaacttatctacaATTTCTCTCGGatattgttctggaattggcaatgttgattgatgttccatgagttccatgctgtcatcgctcccagtgctaagtatctcattgtattcttattcttccctagtggttaattttttaaaaccaagatttcttctttctgaattaatccaatctctgaataatacggaaatctctaggctgtcctccgctaatgaatgtctatgatctccgatttaaaatcttgccgcgctaaaagcactctccgatgctactgatgatgcttgaatagcaaggATATCTCTGGTCATTATGAAAAGTGTTGGAAAAgccttgccacgctccctccaccatgccaaaagttgttcattgccttcttcgtctttaatacttttcaatccttgattaagataagaatcaagttcatcatcaatagaggaatcaaaacctgttatatcatccatatcgtcccatagaacttctactctagacttagaagtagaaggagcagtttcaccacctgttgtttccatagatttatatttatcaaacattgatctaacataataATATATGTTTGCTTGGcattcttcgagagatggttgttcattttcttgaattgctaaattctcataaattttacgaacaagtccctttgcacctcttaattttaaagatgggttaagtatagtaaaaattaaataaacttggggaatagggaaaaaatactttttaaattttgtaatcatttcattaatggccggtgcataagttggattagttttatacttaccaaatacaacagaaattccacaaatataccataatatttgtgtaatagtaggataatatataccagaaaattattttgtagcataataaattttttctaaaaatttagtaagctctttgatctgatcccaatcagaatcaacaatttgatcagcggggataccattatgcatattaaataccttttgtataggcacccgataatcataagcaactttaagcattttataagtagaattccacctagtacaaacatcttttggaacttttctatatggaaggttagcactagcacattgttgagcaaattcacgaattctactcgctttattagcccgaaaaatatagccgcaagcatgttgtactttactacaagcatcagaaaataaattaataccatcttttacaaccaagttaaaaatatggcatgcatatctaacatgaaaaattaccggattaattggacaaaatctagttcttaagctagttgctgcagttgtgttagcagaagcattatctaagatgatagttaaaactttatcaataAGTCTATAAAAATCAAGTATTTGTAgaacagtagttgcaatatatgctccagtgtgttttgaatcaacaaatttataaccaataatacgtttttgcatgttcaagtgatgatcaacccaatgatatgtaacagttaaataatcacaatcattaggactacgacctatatcagatgtgatagaTACTTTACAATCTAAGTAAAAAAATACgcaacgaatatactgaagatattcggtttgaaatttaaaaacatcatttctaactgtagtcttaggaaaaccttgaaaagaaggattataagtttcttgtatataatgaACAAAAGCAGGGTGAGAAGAAAAAGTGAAAGGTAAGCCACATACAGCTACCATTTTTGCTAAGTTCTCACGATCTCTATCTTTGTTTTATGGGCGTAAAATCGTACCAGAAGCAGGGTCAAGCTATTGTTGTAAAAAATTAGAACCCCCGCCAGATATACTAGGAGTGCTAGTACAAGTGCTAGGATCCGGTATTTGCCCGGCTTCTATTTTAGCTTGTATCCATAAAGCTTTGTGGTCCCTACCTAAATACCTAGATAAACCCCCCGTCCCACCACTTTTGGTGTGCACAAATCGTTGCTTACATATTTCACATGTAGCACGTTGCTTActaggattaggattactactactttcacctttactactttttttactaatttttttaaatacgccaaatacatttttaggtgccataatttaaatacgaaattaaatttaaaaagttaacacaaaaattaaaaacacaaatgaaatacgaaaatagaacacgtaaagtaaacacaaaaattaagcactaaaataatgcgtaacaaatatatattaaaattaggagatggaacgagtgcaccgtgattaaatattgaaacttgaagaaattgcccaaactattgctccaaatacttgataaattaatttgaagcttgaaagttaCTCCAAATATTtatccaaatacttgaaacttatcacttgattgcgagaaaattgagagaataatatagatagaataaaagggatttgagagagaataatttatttttgtgggaagaaatgaagaaggattGGGGTATTTACAGTAGAAAATAGGGTCAAAgtgtaatttaataaacttagggattatattaaaagtttgggggtAGGGGTGTTTTGGTGGGAGTGGGGGCCAAATATGGCCGTTTTTGGCCGTTGGGAAcggctatttttgcaattatagccgttgcccaacggctataattaaaaaaaaaaggggacgcgggacgggacgggacgagacAGACGGGATGGGCGGGACGGGACGAGACGAAACGGGATGAAATGGGACGggataaacgggacgaaatggtccttccgtcccatcccgtgtcccgtttaacatgggaccatcccgtttaaaattaagtgggacgggacCGGGACGGGACCGGACCGTTGGACAGCCATAGCGTGGGTATGATTTTCATGTGCAACTCTGAGACAAAGAAGGACTGCTATCTGTACAAGGTTCTAGGACAGCCAGCAAACAAGAGAGATGTTGGAGTAAGTTCAAAAAGGGATGAAACTCTTTCTATATGACGTTGAATTGAAATTGATGAATGAGATCTACAAAGCTGCAGGACATGGGGGTTTTAACATTGAACCCAAGGCTTTTAAGTCACAATTCCCATCTCAGGTCAGCTAGTACGACTTTGAATCCCTTTGAGCTCCACCTTTTTACTCTTTTATAGTTTGTTTGCTTTGAAGAACAATTCTAGTCGTAAAATGCAACAGCAAAGTGACCTCTGACCAATAAATGGTAAGAGCTAACAACATCTCGAGGATCTTTAAAGGGTGGAGTCATAAGACCTTGAATACATTATCAACAAGGTTGACATTTTGTGTAATAGCTTGTTCTTTCGCCACCTCCTCCACTTGCCCTGCTTCCTTCTCTATTTTCTCTAGTGTTCTCCCGTTTGGACTAGTAATTGCTTTATTTACGACCTTCCCTAAGTGGGGAATTTGCACAGTAAATTAACTCTATGATTTTGTTGACATTGTTACTTGGCTGAATCGGCCATAGAGATGAATTATATTCAATTCAGGTTGAGGTACTTCATTTTTCTTCCAATAGGCCGTGACTTGCTAAAAGTATCTGCTGACGTTTGTTTCTTCTTTCCTTGTGGAATAACAAAATGTTTGTTTGCATCCCTAAGAAATCTGATTGAGCTTGAAAAGTATTGTTGGAAAAGCAGTAGTTATTTGATAATTATGAAACTAATTTCTCATTTAGATCCATGCTTTTAGGTAAAAAAAAATTTCTAGTGAGCAGTTTATATTTACAACGATTCTTTGTCAATGCTTTGCACTGATGCCCTAATTTAGTTTCTCTGGTGGATTATTGTGCTATATTCTGGAGACTAAGAGTTGAATTAGCAATATATTTGATTGAATATGTGCATTATCCTATATCAAGGAACAAAACTGTACAAGTGACCATTTTTGGGTATATCAATTTGTGGAGGAGGTATTCTTTCCTTTGTTCTGCCTTTGTTCGTTTTATTGTagttaaaatctgaaattattcTACAAGACAATGTCCCATGTGTACACTGAGTACATGAAGTTCTAGAAACTTTCTCTATCCAGTTACTTTCCCTTATGATGTTTATAGGATGATAGTGAAAAGGAAGAGATTGGCTGGGCAGAGGGTCAATAGAAAACTATCTTTTGGATTGTGAAACATCTCGAAAGATAGGGTCTAGGGGCATGTAAAAAAGCTCGTTGTTCCATTTTGAGGTCTTTTGATTTTCATCTGAGATAGGGGCACGTAAAGAAGCTTGTTATAGGTGCATCAGAAGTGAGTTTCTGAAGTTGTTATAACACTGATTGCACTATGCTTGCTGCATTACTGCGTGGTTCATTAGTGTGCCAATGACGACAAAGGATCACTTTGACCATCCTGTTCTTTCCCATTCTATTGGTCAGTTTTTTAAATTTCAAGTGATAATAACTATCTTTTGCTGCATGTAAATTTTCCATTGAATCACATATTACCTGCAATACGTTatctttaatttttgagaagttcacATATTTCTCTCGGTGCTCGTCCGGCTTTTTTTGTTGCTGGTGTTCAAGGGCCGGGGGGTGGTGCACCATGAGTTTTGTATTGCGAGTTTGGAGAGATGGTTGGTGGTCAAGGGGCTGGGAGGGGTGGTGCATTGTGAGTTTTGTATTGTGAGATGGAGACTGAATGGATTATGCCTCCACATTAATTATGTAACTGGCAATGATGTCACATATACTACAGTAATTCTTGGTTTGTTTAGAAGACTTCCTCAATGCAAATTAAATTCAAGAAGTGTGTTGTGTTGGTGCTTATGTTTTGTGCAGTTTATGGATATGATTGCTTGAATTGCCATTTTATCTTAACTATATATCTGATGATTTCAGGTTCATTTTTCTGTTTGTTGAAGATTGCTTGCCACTAGCAGAGGAGAAGTTTAGGGAAGTGATTAAAACGAACTATTACACGAGGACAAAGTTTGGTTGCAAATTGACCTCTGAACAGGTATCTGGACATTTATTTTGAGAATGGTAACTAAATAGGTATCTGGACATTGTATTTGCATCTATTTGAAATCCTCACACTTGTTTGGATGCTGATTgtagccttgtgtgggtcatgcCAACAACTTGTTTATATTTGTTGCTAATGAATAGGTGAAGAACTTGTGTAAGCTTTTCACTTCTGCTAGCAAAGAGTCCGGATCCGAGGAGTCTGGTTCACAACTTAAATCAGAGACCAGTATTATGGCCAAGAGGGGCAGAAGTATGGGGCGGCATGTgcataagaagaaaaaaactgAACGTGCTCGACAAGCTAAGTGGGTGGATGTGGAAGAGTCTAGGTCCATGCATATCCACATCTGCACGGAAGTGATGTAGTTACAACTGCACTGGTGCCATTAGCTTTGCCTCAATATTTACTACCATGGACCACCTGCTACTGGTCAATCATATAACAGAACTTCGGAAATTGATGTTTATGGACGGGACACAATGACACAGAGTCGTGATTCTTACAGAGAGGTGCAACTGGTGGAGCCACATGATACTTATAGGCGGGACATACTGCTAAAGAATCCTACTATTAACAGAAGTGAGGCTCTAGCAGCAGAGCATTGTGATTATTCCAAACAAGATGGATTAGTAGAGCATCATGAATATCAACCAGTAAATTTGGAGACAGGGCACCAAGATGCTGTAAACCATTATCGCGATGCTTTATACCATGAGCATTTGTCATACCATGATACTGTATACCCGACGGGCAGACATCCCAATTATAACCCTCCTGCAGACCGACGACCTGAATACCATTTTGGTGGTCTATCAATGGAGTACAGTTCTACCAGAGTCATCGCTCCTGATTACCATTCATCTGCAAATTCTCAGCCCGAGTTCCATTATCATCATCCTGTACACCGATATTAGATTCTGTCAAAGGTACACAGTAATAAGAGAATGCTAACTCTTCCCACTAGAATTCAGCTTGATCGTGTTGATTATTTAGTGTTTCAATCTTCAAGGATTTGTGTATACTGATGTTTACTTTGTTAGTTTGAGCCGAATTTCATTAGATGGTGACCCTTATTTTACCATAAGTTTTAATTAGTAGTTATTTATCACTTTTGCAGAAGAGAAATCCGTTGATCTAGATTCATCTTGATTTTTATGGTTGTCGTTTGCTCTATTACTTTCAGGCAGCAGTACCAACTACCAAGTAGTGAATATTTCTCTCAACTCTTTTATATAAGGTCAGTTTGACTGGTTTTAATGTTCTTCTTACCACTTATCATTATCTTATAGGTGATATCAGCAATCAAATACAGTAGTATAAGACATAGAAACACTGGAAAGGA
It includes:
- the LOC138894309 gene encoding protein PXR1-like, yielding MNLKETEKKKTERNWKELQIKQPKKTKKENKRKTKANESSEANGENKQVTKKVASEGKGKEDYGSLDDNEHDSKGTERGNSVSTGDDEGCSKKVASGDEAKMSLEKIATEGKDKPELSHKKKKKKKKESAEQADSVGYGCPMGRDGTKLTGRDGTG
- the LOC104093703 gene encoding uncharacterized protein; protein product: MRSTKLQDMGVLTLNPRLLSHNSHLRFIFLFVEDCLPLAEEKFREVIKTNYYTRTKFGCKLTSEQVKNLCKLFTSASKESGSEESGSQLKSETSIMAKRGRSMGRHVHKKKKTERARQAKWVDVEESRSMHIHICTEVM